The nucleotide window GCCCAACCGTTCATTGTGCTCGGCCAGCCAGGCGCAGATGCCGGGCAACTCAGCCGGGCCCACATAGCCTTCCTCGGTCTTGAGGTACTCGGCCAGGGCCTTGACCGCCTTGACCTTGCCGGCGACGGCCTCGGCATGAACGACATCGCCACGGTGGGTCACAGCCGCAATCCAGAGTTTCTATGGCGTGGCCCTCATGCAACCATGCTGTGCGCCCCAGGAGTAAGCCTCGTCGCAGACCGCACAGAGCGATCGCCGCTGATCGGATGGTTTGCCTGCAGAGACCGCCACGACCTTGGTAGCCTCGTTGTTACAGAGTGGATTCTGACAGTATTGTTCCATAGATCAGTCCTCCTGTTCTTTGTCTTGGGACCTGAACATCTCCGGGGCGATCTCATCGAGCCTCTTCGGCCGCCAGCGAGAATGTCGCTCCACACGCATGCCCAGCGAATCGTGGTGCATCATCACATCCGACAGCCAGAAGTAATCGAACCGCCGGTCTGGCCCTACGACCAAGCCATAGAGCAGGTAGTCCACGGCCTCGCCGTCTGGAGTCCTTCGAGCCGAACCTTCGGTGACGTACCATGCGAGTGAGCCATCGCGGGTAGACCATCTCACCAAGGCTTTTGCTTGCCCGCCGAGCCTGCGCTGCGAGCCCAGGATGGGCAGGTTTTCGCGGATCGCATACGGCAGGAGTCTTTGGCCACGGCCTGTGCTACTGAGAGGCTTCCTCTTGACCTTCGCGCCACTATTTGTACCGCATGAACTTCGGCATCTCCTCGTCATCCCTGTCCCTCCGTTCTTTCGTCGGACCGAAACATCTCCGGAGCGATCTCTTCCAGGGTCTTGGGCTTCCACCAGAGATCGCGTTCGATGGGCAGGCCCATAGGGCCCCGGACGCTTTCCAACTCTGACAGCGCGACGTAGCCCAGTTCTTTGTCCTGACCGTCAACCAGGCCGAAGAAGTGAAAATCCACCTCCTTGCCGCTCTCATCGCTAATGGGCGATCCTTCCGTGATGTACCAAGTCCACGAACCTGAGGGGGTGAAGTACTTGATGTACGCAATGGCCTTTCCGCCCTTGCCATCCTGGGCATAAAGCGGCGGAAGTATCTTGCGGATCTCGTGTGGCAAGAGCTTCATGCCGCGAACCCTGTCGTTGGCCATCCGTCTGACCGCTGTCACTGCCGTATCGCCTCCAATGCAGACCACTCGTTCTGCGGGCAGGTTCGTCTCGGCGGCGATATCGTCCAGGAATTCGGCCATGTTGCGTTTCTGGGTGTCCCGGGATGCGGGATAGGACTCGCGGGCCGGGATCGGTGTCCCGATCACCTCGACCTGTGTCGGTTCCAGTTCGATGACCACGCGGCCGTTCTCTTCGCCGTACCATTCGAGATAGCAATAGCCGGCCACATAGTCTGCCGGCGGCAGGCCTGCCGTCATATCACCGACCTTGCCGATGTGATGCAGGGCAAAACCTTTCATGTACTCTTCGGCGTCGGCCGACGGGTCTGTCTCTGCTGCATCGCCTGTGAACCGAATCTTTGCGCCGCGGATGTCTCTGTGGAAATCTCCTTGTAGATCAAACATCACCTTGTCGTTCATGCCGGCGAACCGCATCCATCCGGTGACCTTGCCCAAATGGGTGTTGTCGAGTTCGCCACCTATCAGATATTGTGTTGGTCTCCATGCCATATTCTTTACCTCCAAAACGTGCGATGGCACGCCTCAATTGGATGGCGTGCCATGCTGGGTTGATGATTGATATGATTGTCCGGCGTGCCTCACGAAGCAGAGGATATCTCCGGCGGTTGCAGCATCCGGGCCGTGCCGTCCTCGCAGGTGATCCAGATCTTGCCGCTGAATTCGATGCTGATATGCCTCCACTTGAGATCGAAACCTCGAATGCAGCCCAGCAGCCTCTGTCGGAGATACTCGTCCGGTCCGATCAGCTCTGCCCAGAAGCGATTCAATTGCTCTTCGAAATCCTCCAGTTGCGTATCGTATGTGTCACCGTCTTCAGACCAGCCACCACAGTGAAACCAGATGTCGGTGGGATTCAGTTGGTCTCTCGCCGCCGGCGTCACCAGTACATCGGTCCCGACCCATGTACTGAGGCCCTCCGTGCGAGCGTATTCACGGATGGCCATCGGCACGACCGATGTGAACGCTTTGCCGTCACTGGCATGGGCCGTGATCTGAAGACTTTCGACCGCAACCAGCC belongs to Anaerobaca lacustris and includes:
- a CDS encoding DUF2958 domain-containing protein, coding for MAWRPTQYLIGGELDNTHLGKVTGWMRFAGMNDKVMFDLQGDFHRDIRGAKIRFTGDAAETDPSADAEEYMKGFALHHIGKVGDMTAGLPPADYVAGYCYLEWYGEENGRVVIELEPTQVEVIGTPIPARESYPASRDTQKRNMAEFLDDIAAETNLPAERVVCIGGDTAVTAVRRMANDRVRGMKLLPHEIRKILPPLYAQDGKGGKAIAYIKYFTPSGSWTWYITEGSPISDESGKEVDFHFFGLVDGQDKELGYVALSELESVRGPMGLPIERDLWWKPKTLEEIAPEMFRSDERTEGQG